A genome region from Sphingobium sp. WTD-1 includes the following:
- a CDS encoding efflux RND transporter periplasmic adaptor subunit, translating to MNQFTKITADGTASDIHAPPGSRWSRKHGGIAAVALIALFGIGWKLVDRPSAQAAAAPLAAVGVSAPLARSVTQWDDYVGRFAPSQTVEIRPRVSGAVTAIHFRDGDFVRQGQLLFTIDQRPFQAALAEARASVASARSALLLAQNDYGRVQRLTGDEAVSASEVDSLRSRLQAAQAALAGAQARERSRALDVEFTQVRAPISGRVSDRRVDIGNLVSGGEGSTASLLTTVNKLDPIYFNFDASEALYLKSQRDKENGGAVEVRLQDEADYNHKGRLDFTDNGLDPRSGTIRIRAVFDNPGNFLTPGLFGNMRLANGGKANALLVPDEAIQSDQARKTVLVVDKDDSVAVKPVELGPIVDGLRIIRSGLDPKDRVVVTNIQAAMPGAKVAVKPARITPTPAPVTPVDGAAPVAAQATFAR from the coding sequence ATGAACCAGTTCACCAAAATCACAGCCGACGGCACCGCGTCGGACATTCACGCGCCACCAGGAAGCCGATGGTCGCGCAAGCATGGCGGCATCGCCGCCGTCGCGCTCATCGCCCTGTTCGGCATCGGCTGGAAGCTGGTCGACCGCCCGTCGGCCCAGGCTGCGGCCGCCCCGCTGGCGGCGGTCGGCGTATCCGCGCCGCTCGCCCGCAGCGTGACCCAGTGGGATGATTATGTCGGCCGCTTCGCCCCCAGCCAGACGGTGGAAATCCGCCCGCGCGTGTCGGGCGCGGTGACCGCCATCCACTTCCGCGACGGCGATTTCGTCCGCCAGGGGCAGTTGCTCTTCACCATCGACCAGCGCCCGTTCCAGGCGGCTCTGGCCGAAGCGCGGGCCAGCGTCGCCTCCGCCCGCAGTGCGCTGCTGCTGGCCCAGAATGACTATGGCCGCGTCCAGCGACTGACCGGCGACGAAGCCGTGTCGGCCAGCGAAGTGGACTCGCTCCGCTCGCGTCTGCAGGCGGCACAGGCCGCCCTCGCCGGCGCGCAGGCCCGCGAACGCAGCCGGGCGCTGGACGTCGAGTTCACCCAGGTGCGCGCGCCGATTTCCGGCCGCGTGTCGGATCGCCGAGTCGACATCGGCAATCTGGTGTCGGGCGGCGAAGGCAGCACCGCGTCGCTGCTGACCACGGTCAACAAGCTCGACCCCATCTACTTCAACTTCGATGCGTCCGAAGCGCTCTATCTCAAGTCGCAGCGCGACAAGGAGAATGGCGGCGCGGTCGAGGTGCGGTTGCAGGATGAGGCGGACTATAACCACAAGGGCCGTCTGGACTTCACCGACAATGGGCTTGATCCCCGGTCAGGCACGATCCGCATCCGCGCCGTGTTCGACAATCCGGGCAATTTCCTGACCCCCGGCCTGTTCGGCAATATGCGCCTGGCCAATGGCGGCAAGGCCAATGCCCTGCTGGTCCCGGACGAGGCGATCCAGTCCGACCAGGCACGCAAGACCGTGCTGGTGGTGGACAAGGATGACAGCGTCGCGGTGAAGCCGGTCGAGCTTGGCCCGATCGTCGACGGGCTGCGCATCATCCGCAGCGGCCTCGATCCCAAGGACCGGGTGGTCGTGACCAATATCCAGGCGGCGATGCCCGGTGCCAAGGTTGCGGTGAAGCCGGCCCGGATCACCCCGACCCCGGCGCCCGTCACCCCGGTCGACGGCGCCGCCCCGGTCGCCGCCCAGGCCACCTTCGCCCGGTAA
- a CDS encoding multidrug efflux RND transporter permease subunit — MRFSRFFIDRPIFAAVIAVVITVVGALAFIGLPVSQYPDIVPPTVTVSAQYPGASAETVASTVAAPIEQEINGVDDMLYQSSQSTGDGKVVITVTFKIGTDLDAAQVLVQNRVAVAIPRLPEEVQRLGVVTRKTTPEFLMVVNLQSPDGTYDRDYISNYALTQVRDRLARLDGVGDVQLFGSRDYAMRIWIDPDRAAALDLTAGEIVSALRAQNVQVSAGSIGQPPYDRGEAFQLGVEMQGRLTTPDQFSDIVIRSDADGHQVRVRDVARVELGAQDYGTNTYLSNKPTVVIATMQRPGSNALDAAEKVKAEMEQLSKRFPKGLEYSIIYNPTEFISQSIDAVYHTLFEAVILVVIVILIFLQNWRAAVIPIIAIPVSLIGTATMLAAVGYSLNNLSLFGLVLAIGIVVDDAIVVVENVERNIENGMSPLQAARVSMDEVSTALIAIVLVLCAVFVPTLFITGISGAFYQQFAVTISTATVISLILSLTLSPAAAALLLKPKHGAHDLDNAPRWRQVAAKAADRFNQGFDRMSAGYARLTRFLVARPKKMLLTYAGLIAATIALFWVTPGGFIPAQDQGYFLAVVQLPSGASLERTDKVTREVAAKILPIKGLRGAVMFAGFHGPSQTQAPNSAAIYFPFKSFAERKAEGATYAGIMDQANKAVAGYDKARILLVPPPLIQGIGSAGGYRLMLEDREDRGYAELNKVAGELIGKANQSPSLAQVYTLFDVGTPRIFADVDRRKADLLGVPPERVFEAMQVYLGSAFVNDFNLLGRTYRVTAQADADHRGTVADIANLKTRSNSGQMVPIGSVSTFRDKTGPYRVVRYNLLPAVEIDGDTAPGYSSGQSLSTMEKLADAAPAGYASEWTGVAYQQISAGNTAGIVFGMAVFFVFLVLAAQYESLTLPLSIILIVPMCLFAAMLGVNLRGMDNNILTQIGLVVLIALAAKNAILVVEFAKQAEEEQGLSPVEAAVQAAQTRLRPILMTSFAFILGAVPLVIASGAGAELRQALGTAVFFGMTGVTAFGLLFTPTFYVVCRALGDRFARRRRPEADDAAALQPAE, encoded by the coding sequence ATGCGTTTCTCCCGTTTCTTCATCGACCGGCCGATCTTTGCCGCCGTCATCGCGGTGGTCATCACCGTGGTCGGTGCGCTCGCCTTTATCGGCCTGCCGGTGTCCCAATATCCCGACATCGTGCCCCCCACGGTCACGGTTTCCGCCCAATATCCCGGCGCATCGGCCGAAACGGTCGCGTCGACCGTGGCCGCGCCGATCGAACAGGAAATCAACGGCGTCGACGACATGCTCTATCAGAGCAGCCAGTCGACCGGTGACGGCAAGGTCGTCATTACCGTCACCTTCAAGATCGGCACCGACCTGGATGCCGCGCAGGTGCTGGTGCAAAACCGCGTCGCGGTCGCCATCCCCCGCCTGCCCGAAGAGGTGCAGCGGCTGGGCGTCGTGACCCGCAAGACCACGCCCGAATTCCTGATGGTCGTGAACCTGCAATCGCCCGACGGCACCTATGACCGCGATTATATCTCCAACTATGCCCTGACCCAGGTGCGCGACCGGCTGGCCCGGCTCGACGGCGTTGGCGACGTGCAGCTGTTCGGTTCGCGCGACTATGCGATGCGCATCTGGATCGATCCGGATCGCGCCGCCGCGCTGGACCTGACCGCAGGCGAGATCGTCTCCGCCCTGCGGGCACAGAATGTCCAGGTGTCGGCCGGTTCGATCGGCCAGCCGCCCTATGACCGGGGCGAAGCCTTCCAGCTTGGCGTCGAGATGCAAGGCCGCCTGACCACGCCCGATCAGTTTTCCGACATCGTCATCCGTTCCGACGCCGATGGCCATCAGGTGCGCGTGCGCGATGTCGCCCGCGTCGAGCTGGGCGCGCAGGATTATGGCACCAACACCTATCTCAGCAACAAGCCGACGGTCGTCATCGCGACAATGCAGCGCCCCGGCTCCAACGCGCTCGACGCGGCGGAGAAGGTCAAGGCGGAGATGGAACAACTGTCCAAGCGCTTCCCCAAGGGCCTGGAATATAGCATCATCTACAACCCCACCGAATTCATCAGCCAGTCGATCGACGCCGTCTATCACACGCTGTTCGAAGCGGTGATCCTGGTCGTCATCGTCATCCTCATCTTCCTGCAGAACTGGCGCGCGGCGGTCATCCCGATCATCGCGATCCCGGTCTCGCTGATCGGCACGGCGACGATGCTGGCGGCGGTGGGCTATTCGCTCAACAACCTGTCGCTGTTCGGCCTGGTGCTGGCGATCGGCATCGTCGTCGACGACGCGATCGTCGTGGTCGAAAATGTCGAACGCAATATCGAAAATGGCATGAGCCCGCTGCAGGCGGCCCGCGTGTCGATGGACGAAGTGTCGACCGCGCTGATCGCGATCGTACTGGTGCTGTGCGCGGTGTTCGTGCCGACTTTGTTCATCACCGGCATTTCCGGTGCCTTCTACCAGCAGTTCGCGGTCACCATTTCGACCGCGACGGTGATCTCGCTCATCCTCTCGCTTACCCTGTCGCCGGCTGCAGCTGCCCTGCTGCTGAAGCCCAAACATGGTGCCCATGACCTCGACAATGCGCCGCGCTGGCGCCAGGTCGCGGCTAAGGCAGCGGATCGCTTCAACCAGGGCTTTGATCGGATGAGCGCGGGCTATGCGCGCCTCACCCGCTTCCTCGTCGCCCGGCCCAAGAAGATGCTGCTGACCTATGCGGGCCTGATCGCCGCCACCATCGCCCTGTTCTGGGTGACGCCCGGCGGTTTCATCCCGGCGCAGGACCAGGGCTATTTCCTCGCCGTCGTCCAGCTACCCTCGGGCGCGTCGCTGGAGCGCACCGACAAGGTGACGCGCGAGGTCGCCGCAAAGATCCTGCCGATCAAGGGCCTGCGCGGCGCGGTGATGTTCGCCGGCTTCCACGGCCCGTCGCAGACACAGGCGCCCAACAGCGCGGCGATCTACTTCCCGTTCAAGAGCTTTGCCGAACGCAAGGCCGAAGGCGCCACCTATGCCGGGATCATGGATCAGGCGAACAAGGCGGTTGCGGGCTATGACAAGGCGCGCATCCTGCTGGTGCCGCCGCCGCTGATCCAGGGCATCGGCTCGGCCGGTGGCTATCGCCTGATGCTGGAGGACCGGGAGGATCGCGGCTATGCGGAACTCAACAAGGTCGCCGGCGAGCTGATCGGCAAGGCCAATCAGAGCCCCAGCCTGGCGCAGGTCTACACCCTGTTCGACGTCGGCACCCCGCGCATCTTCGCGGATGTCGATCGCCGCAAGGCCGACCTGCTGGGCGTGCCGCCCGAGCGCGTGTTCGAAGCGATGCAGGTCTATCTCGGCTCTGCCTTCGTCAACGACTTCAACCTGCTGGGCCGCACCTATCGCGTGACTGCCCAGGCCGATGCCGATCATCGCGGCACCGTGGCCGACATCGCCAACTTGAAGACCCGGTCGAACAGCGGCCAGATGGTGCCGATCGGTTCGGTCTCCACCTTCCGCGACAAGACCGGCCCCTATCGCGTGGTCCGTTACAACCTGCTGCCCGCGGTGGAAATCGATGGCGACACGGCACCGGGCTATTCGTCGGGCCAGTCGCTCAGCACGATGGAGAAGCTCGCCGACGCCGCCCCTGCCGGCTATGCCAGCGAATGGACCGGCGTTGCCTATCAGCAGATCAGTGCCGGCAACACCGCAGGCATCGTCTTCGGCATGGCGGTCTTCTTCGTCTTCCTGGTGCTGGCGGCGCAATATGAAAGCCTGACCTTGCCGCTGTCGATCATCCTGATCGTGCCGATGTGCCTGTTCGCGGCCATGCTGGGTGTGAACCTGCGCGGGATGGACAATAATATCCTCACGCAAATCGGTCTGGTCGTGCTGATCGCGCTCGCAGCGAAGAACGCCATTCTGGTGGTCGAATTCGCCAAGCAGGCGGAAGAGGAACAGGGGCTGAGCCCGGTCGAGGCCGCGGTTCAGGCGGCGCAAACCCGTCTGCGCCCGATCCTGATGACCAGCTTCGCCTTCATTCTGGGGGCGGTGCCGCTGGTGATCGCCAGCGGGGCCGGTGCGGAACTGCGCCAGGCGCTAGGCACGGCAGTCTTCTTCGGCATGACCGGCGTGACGGCCTTCGGCCTGCTCTTCACCCCCACCTTCTATGTCGTGTGCCGCGCGCTGGGCGATCGCTTCGCCCGCCGCCGGCGCCCGGAGGCTGACGATGCTGCGGCATTGCAGCCGGCCGAATGA